One stretch of Anaerolineales bacterium DNA includes these proteins:
- the cydC gene encoding thiol reductant ABC exporter subunit CydC, with amino-acid sequence MSLPPTLSTPIEPLSPRLGRRLSGIVHRGQPWAAEVRLLGVARPVIGWMALAAALGVLTVISGVALMAASAYVISAAALRPSIAELQVAIVALRLFGISRGLLRYAERLASHHATFALLARLRLWFFVSLEPLAPARLLGFRSGDLLARILSDIEMLQEFFLRAVAPPVVALLVALLTALVLCGLSPALAALNLILACLGGIGLAWLAQRLTRSNAARLVDARSRMQATVVEALQGIEDWLVYGLEAEWGSQVAALGTELAHTQTRRSRTLALVSAASTCLGVLACLATLALLTPLVRQGSLNGVFLASVALGVLASYEPVGALPAAAEQSATSRQAAARLIEIVEAEPEIDEGPGGLLDAPFRSLRVEHLSFHYPGDARPVLSDVSFDLVPGRRLAILGASGSGKSTLAHLLLRFWEVDAGCIQVNEQDVRRLQPAAIRQLFSSLLQPPYLFSATVGENIRLQQPGVSSAEIELALELAGLKERVDALPDGLEAWVGEYGTALSAGERQRLALARALARPAPILLLDEPTAGLDPVTAGRVLDNLWRALGERALILITHDPTGLDQVDEILVME; translated from the coding sequence ATGTCGCTGCCGCCCACCCTGTCCACTCCGATCGAGCCGCTCTCCCCTCGCCTGGGCCGTCGGCTGTCCGGCATAGTTCACCGGGGGCAGCCGTGGGCGGCCGAGGTTCGGCTGCTCGGGGTGGCGCGCCCGGTCATCGGGTGGATGGCGCTGGCGGCGGCGCTGGGTGTGCTGACCGTCATCAGTGGAGTTGCTTTGATGGCGGCCTCCGCCTACGTGATCTCGGCTGCCGCCCTTCGTCCATCGATCGCAGAGCTGCAGGTGGCCATTGTCGCCCTGCGTTTGTTCGGCATTAGCCGGGGGTTGCTGCGGTACGCCGAGCGCCTGGCCTCGCACCACGCCACCTTCGCCCTGTTGGCGCGCCTCCGGCTGTGGTTCTTCGTCTCGCTGGAACCTCTGGCCCCGGCTCGCCTGCTCGGGTTCCGCAGCGGTGACCTGCTGGCGCGCATCCTTTCCGACATCGAGATGCTGCAGGAGTTCTTCTTGCGGGCGGTGGCGCCTCCGGTGGTCGCCCTGCTGGTGGCACTCCTGACCGCCCTGGTCTTGTGCGGGCTGTCCCCGGCATTGGCCGCCCTCAACCTGATCCTGGCGTGCCTGGGCGGGATCGGCCTGGCGTGGCTGGCGCAGCGCCTGACCCGCTCGAACGCCGCCCGGCTGGTCGATGCCCGCAGCCGGATGCAGGCTACGGTGGTGGAGGCTCTGCAGGGGATCGAGGATTGGCTGGTCTACGGGCTGGAAGCCGAATGGGGGAGCCAGGTGGCAGCGTTGGGGACGGAACTGGCGCACACGCAAACGCGCCGGTCGCGCACACTGGCTCTGGTGAGCGCCGCCAGCACCTGCCTGGGCGTCCTGGCGTGTCTGGCGACCCTCGCACTGCTCACGCCGCTGGTCCGGCAGGGCAGTCTGAATGGCGTGTTCCTGGCTTCGGTCGCGCTGGGCGTTCTGGCCAGCTACGAGCCGGTCGGCGCCCTGCCTGCGGCGGCCGAACAATCCGCTACGTCAAGGCAGGCCGCGGCGAGGCTGATCGAGATCGTCGAGGCCGAGCCGGAGATCGACGAGGGCCCAGGCGGCCTGCTCGATGCGCCCTTCCGATCGCTTCGGGTCGAACACCTCAGCTTCCACTACCCGGGAGATGCTCGTCCGGTGCTCTCCGATGTTTCCTTCGACCTTGTCCCCGGACGGCGCCTGGCGATCCTGGGGGCCAGCGGCTCTGGCAAGAGCACGCTGGCCCACCTGCTTCTCCGCTTCTGGGAGGTGGATGCTGGATGCATTCAGGTGAACGAGCAAGACGTGCGCCGGCTGCAGCCGGCGGCCATCCGCCAGCTATTCTCCAGCCTGCTTCAACCGCCCTATCTCTTCTCAGCCACTGTCGGAGAGAACATTCGCCTGCAGCAGCCGGGAGTGTCTTCGGCGGAGATCGAGCTTGCCCTCGAGCTGGCTGGTCTCAAGGAGCGGGTGGATGCCCTACCGGATGGGCTGGAGGCCTGGGTCGGTGAGTACGGCACCGCCCTCAGCGCCGGCGAGCGCCAGCGCCTGGCACTGGCGCGAGCGCTGGCACGGCCCGCCCCAATCCTGCTGCTGGACGAGCCTACGGCTGGCCTCGATCCGGTCACGGCCGGCCGGGTGCTCGACAACCTATGGCGAGCCCTCGGGGAGCGAGCCTTGATCCTGATCACCCATGACCCGACCGGCCTGGATCAGGTGGATGAGATCCTGGTCATGGAG